The following is a genomic window from Solanum lycopersicum chromosome 6, SLM_r2.1.
cccCTAATTATTCATCCTATACACGTTCAGCATATCGGTGTCAGCATATGCAGACCCAAAGATTTGAAGTTTATGTGTTCAGATACTGCTGAACTCATTGACCACTTGAGTTACTATGCTcgaaatttaatatttgaacATAATTTACTAGATCTTTTAACACATATGTGGAGTCTAAACTAAAAGTACTGAGCTCAGACGAACCTATAGATCATATTGAACATCTGCCCATGTGTGTACACATAATATGTTTAACTTAGACCAAGTAAGGCAAGTGACAAAGTTACAGTAAACAGTAAATGTACTTCAACAACAGATGATAAAACTTACAATTACATAGATGATTGAGAAAAGAGCAATTGTCCAGTATCTTCCTAAATAAGCATCAGCTAGAAATGCCCCAATTAGGGGTGTAATATAACAAGTTCCAGACCAATTTGAGACATTCTTTGAAGCTGTAGCACTATGTTGGTTGAGTCTTTTCTTGAAATACAAAACAAGATTAGTACTCATACCATAATATGCCAATCTTTCACAACACTCATTTCCTGTCAACAAATATCAAGAATCAACACAACCCCACTtcagaattttttatttttaaaccaaaaacaCTCAAATAATGTTCtaaaaaaaggattttttttttttaatttgagagTACCTAAGATAAAAGGGCAAGCTTTCCATGTTCCAGTTTCATTCCTTTTAGCAGGATTATTTCTGAAATCAACTGTACCATCTTTAGTATACAAATCATCTTCTGCAACAACTTCTCCCATAGCCTTTCTATATGCtgcaaatttgaattattttttttaaaaaaaaaaacaacaagatATTGGTATTTCACCTAAAAATATGAACTTTAAAATAAACAggaaataaaacaaagaaaacattATAACAAAAAATGGTATAGTTGTAGTACATACttgaatttgatattgtttGGTTTGGTTTCCAGCAGAGttggaaaatcaagaaaattgtgTGCTTTAAAAAGATAAGCTCTAAGAGTGAGCTGGATGTAGGAAATGATTTATAATTGAAATCATCGgcagtaagtaatccaaaaagCTTTTTTGAATAAAGTTTTTCTCCTGTCCTAGCACTAGCACTAATGAGTTGACATGTGACTTCTATATTATGTAGATACTTCATGTGCAAACAATATTTTACGGAAAATAAtatagtttgatttgatttggagtttaagaaaataaagaaaatttttaattatgtgattataaattaaatttatattaaatgtataaaattatattttaatcttatgaccttaaacatgtcaaatgaaaaattgttacgaaaaaaattattatttttgaaataaattaaaaaaagaaaatcattctttttaaaaagaagagagtattatttaataaatcatAGGTAGTGGCATACCCCTTAAATCGagatttaagattcaagtcCTAATATAAAAGAGAGTGCTATCTCTAAGTGAGTTTGTGATGCACGATTCAGATTTTATATATTAGGTGAataatagatttaaaaaaaaaaaaactcttagaCTTAATAtcttaattcaaaaaattatttatttttaaaatttcaaattaaatcaacattaaaaaacaaattaaaacggcAAACGCAATTTCGGCTTAATAATTATAGAGTATATACTAATGTGGGAAGTTGGCAAAACTGCCAGCTCACTGATTCGCCGCATGTGATTTAACCCTCCCAATATGAATTTCAACTAAATAAGTTGGTATTCAACACTAAGGTTTGCGactatataataatagtaataattaataataatgtgtTATATCTACGTTAGTAGtaagattatattaaaattgtattttataatATGACATTATCATGATGATCTATTCATTTGTTTGCTTGTCTAATCATTCACACATAAAAAAATCTGCATACGCAATAGACTTTAACACTGAAGTTGAGAAATGTCAAGTTGTGCGGCACTCAAAGACAAGTTTGTTCTCCTCGACATGCCGTTTTGACTTGAGGTCAACAAAGCAGTGGTATAGATTTAGGTGGTGGATCGAACATTTTtcatcgaaaaattatatttatgtatataaaatttttatgaattatattaatttaatagaatatattaaaaataatgatgcATGCACTAATCttgtatattattaatttttttatactcGTTTTCAACCTAAGTATAACTAATGTTTGCATTAGTTATACACTCTAATGTGTATCAATTGATTTCTAATTATTAGTAATGCAATAATTTTAATGCATGCATAAAGACTCAAGTGCAtctttgtaaattattttttttatgcaatgtatactatttatttatgcTTCAAACCAAACGgtacataaaaataatctatatataatttaatggaAGCATCACTAatacaaatacaataaatttagcattatttttatatactctACGAAAAGATAACTTATAAATTTCTGTCACTACAGCCAAGTCATagtaattcaattattttacatGAACTTATAAAAGATatacaatttcaaaaatataacagTTCAGAAAAGGTGGACTTCATTAGATTGAAATTCTAAATTCTAACATTGATCTAAGGGTGTGTGATAAAGTTGGATTTTAGTTTAGTGGAATGGTGTAGGTGTGAAAAGGAAAGAGGAAAAAGAAGTGCACTAGAAAGTGAAAGCTGGTAAGTGGGgcaataaatatgaaaattccAATTAATTAGTAAACTTTGACAAGCGCATGGGAAAGAGAAGAATAATCAAAGTTGTATTTGATTACCCCCGAATTATTTGTCGTTATATTTATCgtaagttaatttgattaatttttaaaagtaaattagatcacattaattcgatattttaaacaaaaaatagatattctaaaactacataaaaagtactataaattacaattttttgcatattaatatgattaaaaaaatacattttaaaatattaagcaaagtttttataattttgactctaaaaatagaaactataACAAATAATACCGAACAGAGAGAGTATTATGTTCACTCTAATTTATTACGTTGGGGCCGCCCTAACACTATATTTAACCAAAACTATACTAGTATATCATCTCTTGAGTCCAAAATTGATTGTTTTTGGACAAAATGTACACAGATTTGTAAAGACGTTTAAATTATTAACTTAAAGAATATCTAAAGaattaaatagtaaaatttaagaattatgaATTTAAAGTAATTAGAGTATGCATGTATACTATCAAAATCTTGTGGTGTTTATTGCATTAACTTACATTTTCAGATGtttattgttataaatttaaatacacaCGTTACTAAACTTCCCAAATATGCCATcgtcataaataaattattttcattcataacaGCGAGTAAGTTTTTCTccttcataaataattattttcttctaatttaattttaaagcatatgaaaaaattatgtgtTCCATTATTGTAGATGTGACGTTGGACATGTGCTTATTTGAGTCAATGGGGTAGAAAATGGAACACTTGAGTATTATTATTAAGAGAAGCCGGCGACATCTTCGCTTAAATTCTTATGcgtaagtttatttttttgtgatttttctgTTACAGAATATggttatattatttaaataaaaaagattataaCTATAtggtcaatattttttaaatttgctattattttatttgatgatgGGTCAACATAGCACCTAGATCAATCAATCAATGATCATGTCCCATTGTTTTCGTTATTCATTATTAATTCCGCATAGGAGAGTTTGGttggaaataaattattttgatttaagttaTTCCATTATGTATATGGGATAACGTATCTTATTACTGGGTATAAATGATGGGATACATAATTTCTAAACTATCTAACAACTCCAACCAAACgcaagataaaattatttattattatacattTTATCTCACACCAAACGACTCTTAacaatataaacaaatttaGTGATAGATTTCTTGTTCACACTGAAGGGGGAAAAAacgaaaaataaattgttatataGTTTGGAATCTAATTAACTTTGTATCAtacttttaaaatcaaaatggaCTGTAAAATTGATGAAGTAAGGGAATGTCCAGGCCCAACATTTTATTTGCTTAGCAGATGAAAGCCCATCGAAGGAAAGCAAAGAGCAAACAAAATGTTCAGGCCCAACACTGACAGATACATACTCATATctcatatatatacacacgcaTTAAATTAAGTGTAATTGATTACAGATACATTGTATTCAAATGTGATTCGCATGTATCTGAGATATATTGTCTCTGCCTTTTACACtatgtatcatatttttcaGAATGTATCTGAGTTTTACAAATTATATCAATTGTATCGAGCTCAATTATTTACGATTTGTGCTATGTAAGATAGACTTCAAGGACGTATCGGAGAATCGGAGCCTTACCAATAACGTCAAAATTTAGATAACCAGTCAACTAAGCTACTGAAACTATTAGTATCTATGATAGTCACTCTCTAACTACAAGCTTGTTTTATTTCACTTCTTTcttccacaaaaaaataatttttcaaactcTTCTGGAAGAATTAACGCAGCTTACCTACAACTGTTTCTTTAGTGAAACAATACAACTAACATACAgctcatttttttcaataatacttactttgagaaaatatataattatgatctTACTAATTAGAAAAGCTTTTAACATCTCTGACTTCAATTCTAGGTTTAATCTGCTTTGAACCATGTGAAAATCTATCTTAATATAACCTACTGCTGAGTTTTATTAATAGTTATTTCACTATAAGTAATACATAAGCTTTAGTTGGTACTGATTCAATTCTTGCAAATGTCATCTTTTTGACTCCAAGTTTTTTTTGCATCCCTTTTTGGTCATATTTGCtaagtttgatttaatttgttgTACCAAATTAAAGATACAGTTGGACCAACCCAAGGTCAAAATTGGGATATTAAATTTGGAGTTTAACTTCTATTCACCGGAGGTTTGGTGTAAAGGAATTATCGCACTATCAGGTGTATCAAAATAATAACCTGGAAAATAAAGTAAACGATTCACtacaattaatcaaattattatttaattaaaaaaagtcacAGTATTATCTGTGATTATAAGTTAAATCGTGAAATTTTTTAAGAGTTAAAGATGAATTAATTTTGGATGCATGTACGTGTATAGCAATGTAAACTTTCTTGAAAAAGGAGTTTAccatttcaattatatatgaaaCAACGTTGTGTAAAttataaaaggagaaaaataagaatatcaaaatatgaGCTTGCTCTTCACATTGAAGCATCTATAGTTTATCCaccaaactaattaattaaaatgaagttCATATAGAGACTATTTATATATAAGGTTACTTATTACAGTAaagtacatataaaaaaattataagatacATAGATCAATAATATGTTGGGCAAAATAGCAGAATGGCTGAAAATTTTGGTGGTATTGGCTTTCTTGTGGCCAGTGTTGGTACTATGCAAAGGCAATATTCGTCATTACAAATTCAATGTAAGTTCATATCCTACATTTAACTAATTATTATTCCGCGTCGGTGTATAAAATTCGACACATAAATTTACTAACTCGATCAGTTTTAATCCGCTCAAATTCAATTCAACTTGCTCATTTGACATCCGCGATGAGATTTGGTACATGCAGGTGATGATGACAAATGTAACAAGATTATGCTCAACTAAGCCTACTGTAACAGTAAATGGCAAATTTCCTGGTCCAAGTATTTATGCTAGGGAAGATGATACACTACTTATAAAAGTTGTTAACCAAGTTCACTATAATCTTTCCATCCACTGGTTAGTTTTCTatcacaaacatatatatatcctACATTTTGCacaaaaaatacatgaaaaataactgagcaatttttgttttttaatttagcGATTGAATAAACGACTCTTTAGGTTAATTCTTCGATTAACGTTACGTAGTATTAAACAGGCATGGTGTGAAACAACTTCGAACGTGTTGGGCCGATGGACCGGCTTATATAGCCCAATGTCCAATACAGCCAGGAAAAAGCTATGTATACAATTTTACAGTAAGAGAACAAAGAGGAACATTATTTTGGCATGCACATATACTTTGGCTTAGGGCTACTGTCCATGGTGCTATTGTTATCCTCCCTAAGCTTGCTTTGCCCTACCCTTTCTCAAAGCCCAAAAAGGAAGTTGTCATCATTTTAGGTAACGTATTCATATTACTATACTGATAGTATAAAGAATTTCACGATATAAGTGAACCAATTATAATCAGATGTAGGTtcagaattttgaatttatattagttttgggttaaaaaaaaagacaatttaCTAGGTTCTGTGAATATATAACCTGAATTCTAGCTCTGCTCCTGATTATAACTACAGTTTAATGTTGTCAAATCAAGATGACTCACTCAATGACTATCTTTTACAAATTTtgatttctctttattttgttttacttatctATCCATAAATTTGGTGGCTCAATTGACAGGTGAATGGTGGAAGTCAGATGTTGAAGCTGTTGTTGATGAAGCAACACAATCAGGTTTGCCACCTAATATATCTGATGCTCACACCATCAATGGCCTTACTGGTCCTGTCTCTACTTGTTTATCACAAGGTAAAATCTATACATTTTTTTCCTTCCGCTCAGagacaaattcaaatttgaactTTATGAGTCAGGACTTGAAATTCTATCATATCGCATCTAATTTACCGGTTTCCAAACTTATAtagtgattttaaaaatatatagaggGTCTAAGTCAAAGTCACCCTTGCTTCCACTAGGGAGGAGGtagtatattcaaaaaaaactGAACTTTATGAGTCAGGACCTGGAATTCTACCATGTCACATCAAATTTACCGAGTCCCAAATCTACTATATATAGTGATTTTTAACATACATACAAGGTCTAAGTCAAAGTTGCCCTTCCTTTCACTCAAGGGCAAAGATAGCATACAACATATGTGTTCGACATAACACAATAGTTTTGATCTAAATCTTATATTTATGTGACAAGATCATTAAACCTGACTCATGAGGTTCAAAACCTGACTCCATCTCCGTAgatataattttgtaatttcCCAAATGcttactttatatttttcttttgcttctaATGATCCACAGAAGGGTTCAATTTCCAAGTGGAACCAGGCAAGAAGTACCTATTGAGAATCATCAATGCTGCACTAAATGAAGAACTTTTCTTCAAAATTGCTGGCCATAACCTCACTGTGGTAGAAGTAGATGCTGCCTATGTTAAACCCTTTGAAACAGAGACAATTTTAACAGCTCCAGGCCAAACAACAAATGTCATTTTATcaacaaatcataaaaatggaaaatacTTAATGGTAACATCACCTTACATGGATTCACCAATCTTAGTAAACAACAAGGCAGCTACTGCAACATTACAATACACAGGCACAAACAATTCTTCCACAACATTCACCGTGCCACCTCCTAGAAACGCCACCTCTATCGCGTTTAACTTCATGGATTCACTCCAGAGCTTGAATTCGAAAAGATATCCAGCAAAAGTCCCAATCAAAATCAATCATTCTCTGTTTTTCATCATTAGTCTTGGACTCAACCCTTGTGCAACATGTTACAGGGGATTTCGAATCGTTGCAGCTATTAATAATGTTACATTTGTTATGCCTAGTGTGTCACTACTTGGTAcacattttttaaacaaaagtgGAGTGTTTACTGATGATTTCCCTGGAAATCCACAAAATGTATTTGATTATACTGGGGTTCCACCAGAAAATTTGAGGACTATTGAAGGGACTAAGCTTTATAGACTTGAGTATAATTCTAATGTCCAAATAATATTGCAAGACACAGGATTATTGAGCCCTGAAAATCATCCAATGCATTTACAtggattcaatttttttgttgttggaaGAGGCAAAGGAAATTTTAATCCAAAAGAAGATTTTAAAAAGTTCAATCTTGTTGATCCTGT
Proteins encoded in this region:
- the LOC101260651 gene encoding laccase-4-like, with product MLGKIAEWLKILVVLAFLWPVLVLCKGNIRHYKFNVMMTNVTRLCSTKPTVTVNGKFPGPSIYAREDDTLLIKVVNQVHYNLSIHWHGVKQLRTCWADGPAYIAQCPIQPGKSYVYNFTVREQRGTLFWHAHILWLRATVHGAIVILPKLALPYPFSKPKKEVVIILGEWWKSDVEAVVDEATQSGLPPNISDAHTINGLTGPVSTCLSQEGFNFQVEPGKKYLLRIINAALNEELFFKIAGHNLTVVEVDAAYVKPFETETILTAPGQTTNVILSTNHKNGKYLMVTSPYMDSPILVNNKAATATLQYTGTNNSSTTFTVPPPRNATSIAFNFMDSLQSLNSKRYPAKVPIKINHSLFFIISLGLNPCATCYRGFRIVAAINNVTFVMPSVSLLGTHFLNKSGVFTDDFPGNPQNVFDYTGVPPENLRTIEGTKLYRLEYNSNVQIILQDTGLLSPENHPMHLHGFNFFVVGRGKGNFNPKEDFKKFNLVDPVERNTINAPSGGWVAIRFRANNPGVWFFHCHLEVHTTWGLKMAFVVNNGNGPNESLLPPPEDIPKC